The genomic interval attacttagtaggtacatgtattacttatatttaagcGAAATTCTAATGTGATCTTTCACTCATTAGTCAATCTTACGTATTTTCTCTACCTAACTAGACGTTCACCGCGAGTTGAGACCTCGCGAACACATAAATTAGTGAATACCTATCTCAAAAACTTCTTGACCGCTTTGATGCCCCGCGAACTTAATGCGCGGTAAGGAGCCAGATAACAGAAGGTTAAAATTTCTATGGACAGATCCtacataacttttaatttcattaaaatcagaCTTACTCACCAATATGATTGTAAATACTGATAGAGATCATTACATCATGGACtggatataaaatttttattcgattaattttacatattcTTAAAAACATTCTTTCAGGACTTTATTGCCTTATATTACTGGTGATTTTCACAAATTCTTTACTTGACGAGGTTCAAGAATGTTCTCAAATATACAAAAGGGCTGCCACCCTATCTGTTAGGCATCCTTACGAGGGCCGTTAGGGCCCATAAGTCTTGAAGAGGCTAAAAGAACACAGATTACGGCCGAAGAATACTTTTACGAAACAGATTTTCTATACAGGTAAATTTGAGCCTGGGcccaatctgtgtaatctgtctgTACCTAAACACAGTGTAAAGAAAACCCTATCCAATCTGCGAAGGTTCTATTTATTGGTTTCTTGCcaaaaaaaagtacctacaattttttttaaaagtacttatataataaatataaggacGGTGTtagaaaatgattttaatgaattaaattgttttacgGAAACATAAATGGCAACACTAAGACGTGCCGATTTAATTTGCCCCTAGACCGGTGTTGCCACCTTCTTTGAATTTGCTTAATACTTGATTTTTATACATGTCATTCagatttttgtaaaacattattttttagtttctatatatatttatataagtacctaccgcTTCGAATAATTCGATAAATATTACTTACGAAACCAAAAAAGTTTGCGAAATCGATATATCATAAACCGATATATCATAAAGAAAGAAGTcaaagaaataagaatagaatcacCAAGGGATTCGGTAACATTGTGAAGGAATATTTTCGCGCCTAAACTTAGTTACAATCTCGTGGGAAAAACATAGATCCAAGATCATTTTTGCAGGTAAATTTAGATATAGGaatttgtcaatattttatagacaaGAACGTATCAACATAGAtgaagtataataaatatacatatttataattgctTCTACCATCAGCCAAATGCATGCAGCATTTGCCTAACAACTAGTTGTCTAACCAATTTGAGGGGCCGAAGAAGTGTAATCACGATCCTGGATTGCATAATCCAGACtacccatctgacctccgcaaccttttaaGAGGTgacacatccagttacctcAATGTGCAGGCTTCCTCACCTGTCTAGCCTCAAAGACGGGTTGCAGCTAAACCGCCCCAGGCCGGATGGTCCTGCAGGAAGAATCGCAGCTTCTATACGCCGCACTGCCAGTAGTACAGTACTGTCGTAGTACTGGGACCCCAGACATTCCATGCAAAATCCCCCGTCTATCATAAAGTGGGTCTAACACAACTTGAAATATGAAGGCATCTTGTATTGTACCGAGGAACGTGTCTTCAAAAGGAAGAATCCTCTTGGCGTTAGTTCTGCTTACGGTTAGAACTTTCTGCAGAGGAGACCGAATCAATCAACACGTTCCTTGATTGGATAATTCAGGTTTTTACTGGCAAACGACTCCCGTACCTATGACTTCCGCACTTTTTGCAGAGAAACCTTACCTatattagatcatggttacactgCCCATCCAGTCGCcttaatgtgcaggtttttcATAAGTTTTCCGTCTCTGTAAAAGCAATATATGTATCTCACCTGTCCAGCCTTAAAGGGCGCGAGCAGGCTGTACAGCTGAACTGGCCCGGGCCAGAGCAAGTCCTGCAAGAAGTATCGCAGCCTCGACACGCCGCATTGCCGGCGTCGTAGTACTGGGAACCCAGGCACTCCATACATAAACCCCCGTCTAACATGAAGCGGGGTGGGCACGACTTGCAGTGGAGGGGGCCGGAGCCGTCACACTCCCGGCAGTAGTGGTGGCAATGCCGGCAACCGCCTAAGCTCTGGTAGAAGCCTGTAACGAGattgaaaattagtaattGTTCAAAACGAACCTCGTTCGATCATTTTCAGCTAGTAAGAAATTTCTGTACTTTCTTTCATATCTCGAAATCTTCTGAGCTACTTTTGATGCAGAGTGATCTTACTAATTGTGtaacaatttcatcaaaattgaatCTACAGAAAAGGCTTtccataaataattatctttctTGCTTTTGATTTTACGAACAGCCTACCTTACTTCGAAGATATCGTGGAAAAAAGACGCAGGAAGCGCATTccaaattttagtattttgtataataaaagttttggtGAAACAAAAGGTGCGTTggacatacatttaattttgtccACTTATCGTCTGACAGGGGAAAGTTGCGAAGGGCATTATTAAGACCTTACCCTGTGGACATTCAGGATGGCACTCGCCAGCAGCCAGCCTCCATCCTTGGGGGCAGGAAGCGCACTGATCTCTTCGCGGACCGATGCACGTCCGACATGATATGTAGCATTTTGAGCAGACGCCGCGATCAGCGTAGAACCTGTTGGTGATGGTGAATTATTTGGATTAAAATGTGTCGATTGGTCGAACAGTATTCGATGCTTTCTTCATTAACAGAGCTATGGATTTAGAATTGAGCAATCTCAAAACATGTAACGTAGCAGTTAGGTACTTTTCTTCGTGGATTCAAAACGTATAGAGAAGATATGTTGGAATATGGGCCACGTCGCGGACTGATTCTGAACCATAgagtaaaaaaacattataaataagaaaagagAAAATACAAGCTGCCTTTCTGCACGCAAATACTACTGACCGGGAAGTGCAACCAGTcctgtttatataataattcctACCAAGAAATACTATTTTGTCTCCTCCGATTTTTTCTATCCATTTCTTTTTTGGTTCTCGGTAATCTCAATTTTCAGCTCGTATGAAACTTGGAAAATcaggttttaaatatatgatcAAACACAAGTAATTAAGCAAAATGATCTTACCCATCTGCGCATGCGGTTCTGCAAGCGCCGGACTGTAGAAGAAGGCTGCCGGCGCAGGCAGTACAGTTCAGTCTCGAGACACACTCGGAGCAGCCGTGCACACAGCGCATGCACTTCCCCGCTTCAGCGTAGTACCCACGCCCGCATTCCGTCACGCAGCTGAATGGAACAATTGAAACCATACTAATGTCGTAAAGAGAAAaggtttgtatttttgttagtaacgaataaactgaaaaacttCTGGAAATATATTGAagatttggcacagatatagaacaGAGCTTCAAGACTAGCTTTCTGTACTGTTTTCTGGATATTTTTCACGGGAACGGGGTTAATGTGAATTTAACGTCTGTGAAACATATATATCATAGTAGAGCCAGAGACTTGACTGGAAGTTAATTATAACGCCAATAGGAAAATGTTTGGTTAGATTAAATTTCCTTAACAGGCAGGTGTTAACCCGTATCGTGCTGAAAGTGCGGGCATCATCAACAGAGTTAAATCAGTTTTGCGCTGCAACCGGCCACCGCCCGACAGCTTGACGTATTCAGTTCTTGCTAATTCGGTCACGTACTAGGAAAAATGGATTGTAAATTGCGTTTTTTGTTCTTACGGGGACTTAGTGccaaaaatttggaaaattgCTTTTAGTGGTGTTGGCGCTGGATACTTCTTTTTGGCATTGTCCTGGTTGCAGAAGAGAGATCAAGTCATATTACAGTGAAGCGATAGCTCTCTGAACTTCGACGACTTGACACCATATCGAcacatgtatttttaacagaCTTAACCCCCTTTTTAGATCTTCAAGGCAAAACCCCCTTGTAAATGGctgttaattatgtaagtagtcATGAACAGAGTTAAATCAGCTTCGCGCTGCGGCCCCGACAGGTTGACGTATCCAGGTCTCGCTAACTCGGCCACGTGCGTCAGTGGATACAGCGGGCTTCCGTTCAGGAAAGTGGAttctaaaatacttttaatacatttgattttttgtttagGCAACATAATTTGCCAATTATTAGATTTATTATGTTGATTGAATTTACTAGTTTCGGAGCTAGAAAAAGTTGGATAGATATAACGTATCTTGTTTAAGGGACAGATTAAGAGTACCCTAAAGCAACGAGTTGCATGATAGATGTAtagaaaactaaataattatgCAAGGATCGTCGCAAGTGGAGCGACTGTACTGAAGTggcctctgtctacctcaccaGGATAGGGAATACagtttaaatatacctaagtatatgATTCCTTTGATTTTGGCAAACGCCAAAGTGATACAATCTTAATTATTTGCACATGGATAAACGTTCATGTTATTGAGATAGTCGTATGTTTCCAATTGAtaacataaaatgttaaaactaAGTAGATTGCCGCGTGGTAAAATAGAGCCACTATATATTTTCCCACAGATGACACAAAAGGCTAATGcaactaatggataggcttaggATTCCTCaagtaagcgatgggctagcaacatttCACTATtataatctaaattccatcaaaaatccatacagctgaacgtggcgttttagtcttttttaaactgttggcCCTATCTGCCCCGcatgagatatagacgtgactaatgtatgtatgtaagttttacaTCGAGAAAATAGAATATACCAGGAAgaaaatacagttttaattGTAGATTTATCTTTATGAGGGCATTCCCAGAATATGTTAGAAGATTGTTATACCTACACCAAAAGTTTGGTAACAAATGCGTGTACCAGGTAAATTTTTCTAGAACTTATTTAGGAATTTATTGGAATGATACTTTTTGAAgcgtaataaaatattctttcgGTTGTTTAGCGTCTTATGTCAACTTATTTTGTACCAAttctaataacataaaatacttaatgttAAGAACGTATTTCAGTCGAAATAGGAATGCTACCACGCAATTATGTCATTCACAATACGTTACATTTCTCTTGAAATAAGGTAATGTCAAATATATTTCCTATATATTAttggtaacatacatacatgtaatcacttctatatcccttgcggggtaaacagagccaacaatcatgaaaagactgatagaccacgttcagctgtttggctcaatgatagaattgagatttaaatagtaacaggttgttagcccatcgccttaaagaagactcccaagtttataagcctatcaatTAGTCGCCTACAAAATccatggagtggttctattcttaagtgccaaAAACCATATGGCACTATATTAACATGATAAACAATCACAAATACCTATAATCCTGCAGGAGATCAGGCGACGGGCATGTCAAACAGTGTCCGTCGTCTTCGCCATAACAAGACTCGCACGCCTCGTGACACCGACGACATCTCTGTCCGTCGATGAACTCTCCCGCGGTACACCTGTCCGAACCTTGGCGGGTACATTTGCCCTTCTTGTTCAATTCCCAACCGGAATCGCATGTGAGACAAAAGCCGCTAGTGCAGGCACTGCAGCCTATTGGACACCTGAGAGTTAAGAAAAGTTAAGTtgtaatatcaaaattaatctgctattaaataaaaatattcttaaagctgtccaaaaaatattattattaaaattataatagacCGATGCGTTTTTGAAATAACGATAGTTTATGGGAAATGATAGATATTTATGTGTTACTTACTTCATACACTCTTTCCTCTTCTTATCAGCGTAATAGCTTGCAGGGCATGTGGAGAGGCAACGTCCATCCAACAAGTAACTCGACGGATGACACGTGACGCATTGAGCTTCTCCCGGCCCTTCGCAAGTCACACACGAGTTGTGGCATTTCGCGCAAGAGTAGTCTTCAGTTTCAAAGTAAGATGGCGGACAAGACGCCGCGCACGTCCCATCGTGTAGAACCAAATGGTGTTCACACGAAGTACACGCATCAGCTCTGTCAGAACAGGTTGCACAATGCGCTGCGCATGGACGACAAACTGAAGATTCACTGTCCTCCCAATAGCCGTCAGGACATTGCTGCAAACACACCGCCAAGTCCGCCACCAATAAGTGAGCCGGAGCACAAGTCAAACACGAGTCCTGACCAGGCCCGACGCAAGTCTCACACGACTCGTGACACGGCCAACAAACTCCGCCCTGATTGGCGAAACTCCTCGGAGGACATCTCGACACGCAAGCGTCGTCTAATCTATAATGCTTGCAAGCGATACATTGAGTCGGTCCTTTACCATAGCATCCTTGAAGATCGCATTCGGGATCACATTCGTGTATGACGCGCTTGTCATTACTATCAGCGAGGACATTCTCCCCATGCGGAGAAGGGACGTTATGTCCGTCGAGGTTGGCTACCGCTTTCTCCGGGTTTGAGCCGGAGGCAAACAAAGCGGGAAAGTTTTGGTAATTAGCAAACGCGTCACCGTTGTAAAAAGGGTCCCCGAGAGTTTCGTAACCGTCCGCTGCGGTTGGGAAGGCAAACGGCGGGGCGACCGCCGATGGTCTCTTTGATCGTAATCTTACGGGGTCCACTGATGTACCGTAGAATATCAACTGCCATTTTTTTAGGATTCCAGGCTGATTCACATGTCTGTTTCCACCGTTTACAATTTGTAGTTTCCATCTACCTTCGGCATGTTCACCCCAGAAGTGAACGCTGAGGAATGGCCAATCGTCAAAGTTAGAACTGACGACATCACGAGGTCTTTCAAAGAGTAAAGTCGAAACCGTTCCCATTGGTGAAGTGAGCAGTATGCGCAAGTTCCCTCGAGGGAAAAACCTCAAGGATATCTTGCATTGAACATGTTCTAGATGTCGTACTTCATTAACTGTACCACTGCAACCATTAACATCCATATGAGTTGTGAGGGTGTAACCAAACGACGAATCAATTTGTTTgtcttcatttatttcttgtgATTTACAAATGTGTTGTGGTGGGACGGAAACCCATTGTTCTGCTAAATTTACCATTTCTGCGGCATCCATTAAACCATATCCGAACTTGTGGCTTACTTTTCTCTTTACACCGTTAACTATCCAACCACTTTCTTTCTCCAAAGGTTGTGGCCTTGACGTGAGTACAACTAAATATTGCATGTCTCTCCATGTCAGATCAGGGTTAGCTTCTAAAGCTAAAGCACATATGCCAGCTGCTAATGGAGCAGAAGCAGAAGTTCCAGTATGTTCGACAGTGCAAATATGATCAGGTCGTAACCTTCCATCCATATCGACCGTTGCTACACTCTTGTCATGTCCAGGAGTTCCAGAACTATATGTCGTAGCAAGTGTAGAAGAGCATTCTTCTAAATACCAAGGTTTATATCCACCTTGTGTAGCGCTAGAGATCGATAGAGTAAATATGCTGTTCGTATAGCCGTCACAATTACAAGAATCAGTATGTCTGCCACCATTTCCTGAAGCCCATACGAATATAGATCCTTTGCCGTTACGCCCGCTTGTGACTCCGTAAATGAATGCCCTGATGAAGAAAAACACACCgtttataacaattttcaacatagatttatattattattaaaaacacaaatacTCACCTTCTTGCCAACGGTCCTGGCCCATCTACCGTCTTTCCATCATCTTCAGGTCCCCATGACGCGCTGTAGATATCAATATGATCTGGATTAAGTCCTAACGCTCTAGCTTCTACTGCATCGTTGACCACACCGTCCAACATCCTGACTCCACCAATACTGGCATTGTATGCAACTCCTACGCCACAGTACTGATTGTAGGCGACTGCTGCTACTTCGCCGGCGCAACGGGTACCGTGTTTGTTATCGCCGTTGTCTTGGGGCATGGGATCATCATCATTGCCATTGATATCTGTTGATGCGTTGGGGTCCTAATAGAAatacaacattttaatttctttgaaaCTCAGGGCATGATTCAGATTACCTACCACCCAATAATTCCCAGAAAATCTTTGATGATAGCTAAACGTAATAGTTTACTGGCCTTTCACTtccaaagtaaaatatttagaaatgtatataaacaaataacaaaagctCGCGTCCAAAATAACAACAGTGTCCCACCAAACCATATTTCTAAGAAAAGATTAGTCTAATTCAAGTTTCATGGTATAATGTTTCcttattaattcaattaactTGAGCAAGAAACCCAAATTTTATGCAACAATGAGCAGTTTCATGTTGCTGATGAAATTATAAACCTTTAACAAGTGAAAGTAATCTGGTGGCTTTACGGGCTAACTTAGGACACAGTATGCGGGCAGTTTGTCTATATTAAGCTCTTACCAACCATAGGCTTAACAGAGATGGTAATTAGGTCTGTAACAGTACTAAACTAGGCTTCCTGCTCAGATGTCGTCAATAAATTGTGATAGTCGATTTCACTGTTTCGAAGTTATggtttatttactttgtattttaaatagaataaaatta from Amyelois transitella isolate CPQ chromosome 16, ilAmyTran1.1, whole genome shotgun sequence carries:
- the LOC106143309 gene encoding furin-like protease 2 produces the protein MVPSWCALALLAALHVSQGLPETLYHDQFAVHVPAGPGAVDEIARRHGFHNHGQIGSLKHYYLLSHHEVRKRSIEPSHEHHRRLNDEPQVRWVQQQRERRRVKRDYNHFDGGLFSQISRRPHRTQNRALAAPIFFPDPLYKEEWYLNGGAKDGLDMNVVPAWQKGYTGKGVVVSILDDGIQTNHPDLAQNYDPNASTDINGNDDDPMPQDNGDNKHGTRCAGEVAAVAYNQYCGVGVAYNASIGGVRMLDGVVNDAVEARALGLNPDHIDIYSASWGPEDDGKTVDGPGPLARRAFIYGVTSGRNGKGSIFVWASGNGGRHTDSCNCDGYTNSIFTLSISSATQGGYKPWYLEECSSTLATTYSSGTPGHDKSVATVDMDGRLRPDHICTVEHTGTSASAPLAAGICALALEANPDLTWRDMQYLVVLTSRPQPLEKESGWIVNGVKRKVSHKFGYGLMDAAEMVNLAEQWVSVPPQHICKSQEINEDKQIDSSFGYTLTTHMDVNGCSGTVNEVRHLEHVQCKISLRFFPRGNLRILLTSPMGTVSTLLFERPRDVVSSNFDDWPFLSVHFWGEHAEGRWKLQIVNGGNRHVNQPGILKKWQLIFYGTSVDPVRLRSKRPSAVAPPFAFPTAADGYETLGDPFYNGDAFANYQNFPALFASGSNPEKAVANLDGHNVPSPHGENVLADSNDKRVIHECDPECDLQGCYGKGPTQCIACKHYRLDDACVSRCPPRSFANQGGVCWPCHESCETCVGPGQDSCLTCAPAHLLVADLAVCLQQCPDGYWEDSESSVCRPCAAHCATCSDRADACTSCEHHLVLHDGTCAASCPPSYFETEDYSCAKCHNSCVTCEGPGEAQCVTCHPSSYLLDGRCLSTCPASYYADKKRKECMKCPIGCSACTSGFCLTCDSGWELNKKGKCTRQGSDRCTAGEFIDGQRCRRCHEACESCYGEDDGHCLTCPSPDLLQDYSCVTECGRGYYAEAGKCMRCVHGCSECVSRLNCTACAGSLLLQSGACRTACADGFYADRGVCSKCYISCRTCIGPRRDQCASCPQGWRLAAGECHPECPQGFYQSLGGCRHCHHYCRECDGSGPLHCKSCPPRFMLDGGLCMECLGSQYYDAGNAACRGCDTSCRTCSGPGQFSCTACSRPLRLDRLNNQCVPCCTEHSTVTNSTPAPDCCHCHPDTGECINSSVAGKRRIAEWSALHTAPSARAAPSVAAVTLTVCAVAAGLFLAVLLVLQMRSPRVPRKDSRAIRGALYSPLACNEDGEVTIVKSHAFPSREFDDNLEQEHEPLLEHSI